Proteins encoded by one window of Dryocola sp. LX212:
- the mscS gene encoding small-conductance mechanosensitive channel MscS, translating into MEDLNVVNSINSAGGWLARNQALLLSYAVNIVAAIAIIIVGMIVARMVSGAINRVMRARHIDATVADFLSALVRYGIIAFTLIAALGRVGVQTASVIAVLGAAGLAIGLALQGSLSNLAAGVLLVTFRPFRAGEYVDLGGIAGTVLNVQIFSTTLRTVDGKIVVVPNGKIIAGNIINFSREPVRRNEFIIGVAYDADIDQVKQILTDIISSDDRILKDREQTVRLNELGPSSVNFVVRCWSNSGDLQNVYWDVLERVKKALDANGIGIPYPQMDVNFKRVKEPAPQ; encoded by the coding sequence ATGGAAGATCTTAACGTAGTAAACAGTATCAACAGTGCCGGAGGCTGGCTGGCGCGCAACCAGGCGTTACTGCTGAGTTATGCGGTCAACATCGTGGCGGCCATTGCCATTATTATCGTCGGGATGATTGTTGCCCGCATGGTATCAGGTGCGATTAACCGGGTCATGCGCGCAAGGCACATCGATGCCACGGTAGCGGATTTTCTCTCCGCCCTGGTCCGCTACGGGATTATAGCCTTCACGCTGATTGCCGCCCTTGGGCGAGTTGGTGTGCAGACGGCCTCGGTAATTGCGGTGCTTGGTGCCGCAGGTCTGGCCATCGGTTTAGCCCTACAGGGGTCGCTTTCAAACCTCGCGGCGGGTGTGCTGCTGGTGACCTTCCGTCCGTTCCGGGCGGGTGAGTACGTCGACCTGGGCGGTATCGCGGGCACCGTGCTTAATGTGCAAATATTCTCAACCACCCTGCGTACCGTAGACGGCAAAATCGTTGTGGTGCCAAACGGTAAAATCATCGCCGGCAATATCATTAACTTCTCCCGCGAGCCTGTGCGCCGCAATGAATTTATCATCGGCGTGGCCTATGACGCGGACATCGACCAGGTGAAGCAGATCCTGACCGATATCATCAGCAGCGATGACCGCATCCTGAAGGACCGTGAGCAGACCGTGCGTCTTAACGAACTGGGTCCATCCTCGGTGAACTTTGTGGTGCGCTGCTGGAGCAACAGTGGTGATCTGCAAAACGTCTACTGGGACGTGCTGGAGCGCGTTAAGAAAGCGCTGGATGCCAACGGCATCGGCATTCCTTATCCGCAGATGGACGTCAACTTTAAACGCGTGAAAGAACCCGCGCCGCAGTAA
- the epd gene encoding erythrose-4-phosphate dehydrogenase — translation MTVRIAINGFGRIGRNVVRALYESGRRAEITVVAINELADAAGMAHLLKYDTSHGRFAWDVREERDQLWVGDDAIRLLHEPTIAALPWRELGVDVVLDCTGVFGSRADGVAHLEAGAKKVLFSHPGGNDLDATVVYGVNHHEVQASHRIVSNASCTTNCIIPIIKLLDDAFGIEWGTVTTIHSAMHDQQVIDAYHPDLRRTRAASQSIIPVDTRLAAGIARIFPKFNDRFEAIAVRVPTINVTAIDLSVTVRDAVNANEINQLLQKAAQDSFHGIVDYTELPLVSTDFNHDPHSAIVDGTQTRVSGQHLIKTLVWCDNEWGFANRMLDTTLVMAASGFR, via the coding sequence ATGACCGTACGCATCGCAATAAATGGCTTCGGTCGCATTGGGCGCAACGTGGTACGTGCTTTGTACGAATCCGGTCGCCGTGCGGAAATCACCGTGGTAGCAATCAATGAGCTGGCTGATGCTGCGGGTATGGCGCATCTGTTGAAATATGACACCAGCCATGGTCGCTTTGCCTGGGACGTGCGCGAGGAGCGTGACCAGCTCTGGGTCGGCGACGATGCCATCCGGTTGTTGCATGAACCGACAATTGCGGCGCTGCCGTGGCGTGAACTGGGCGTAGACGTAGTGCTGGACTGTACCGGTGTCTTTGGTTCCCGCGCGGATGGCGTAGCCCATCTTGAAGCCGGGGCCAAAAAAGTTCTCTTCTCCCATCCTGGCGGCAACGATCTCGATGCAACCGTGGTCTACGGCGTTAACCACCACGAAGTGCAGGCCAGCCACCGAATTGTTTCAAATGCCTCCTGTACCACGAATTGTATAATCCCGATTATCAAGTTGCTTGATGATGCCTTTGGCATTGAATGGGGGACGGTGACCACCATCCACTCCGCGATGCACGATCAGCAGGTAATAGATGCATACCATCCGGATCTGCGGCGTACCCGCGCTGCCAGCCAATCGATCATTCCGGTAGACACGCGCCTTGCCGCTGGCATCGCCCGCATCTTCCCGAAATTTAACGATCGTTTTGAGGCGATTGCGGTCCGTGTCCCGACAATTAACGTCACCGCCATCGATTTAAGCGTAACGGTGAGGGATGCAGTGAATGCAAATGAAATCAACCAGTTGCTGCAAAAAGCGGCACAGGATTCATTTCATGGTATAGTTGACTATACGGAATTACCGTTGGTCTCGACTGATTTTAACCACGACCCGCACAGTGCCATTGTTGACGGCACGCAAACCCGGGTCAGTGGGCAACACCTGATTAAAACTCTGGTCTGGTGTGATAACGAATGGGGCTTTGCTAACCGAATGCTCGACACGACGTTAGTCATGGCTGCAAGTGGTTTCAGGTAG
- the fbaA gene encoding class II fructose-bisphosphate aldolase, producing the protein MSKIFDFVKPGVITGDDVQKVFQVAKENNFALPAVNCVGTDSINAVLETAAKVKAPVIVQFSNGGAAFIAGKGVKTDIPQGAAILGAISGAHHVHQMAEHYGVPVILHTDHCAKKLLPWIDGLLDAGEKHFAATGKPLFSSHMIDLSEESLEENIEICSKYLARMAKMDMTLEIELGCTGGEEDGVDNSHMDASALYTQPEDVDYAYTKLNAISPRFTIAASFGNVHGVYKPGNVVLTPTILRDSQDYVSKKHNLPHNSLNFVFHGGSGSSAQEIKDSVSYGVIKMNIDTDTQWATWEGILNYYKENEAYLQGQLGNPKGEDQPNKKYYDPRVWLRAAQTSMITRLEQAFNELNAKDVL; encoded by the coding sequence ATGTCTAAGATTTTTGATTTCGTAAAACCAGGCGTAATCACTGGTGATGACGTACAGAAAGTTTTCCAGGTAGCGAAAGAGAATAACTTCGCTCTGCCAGCCGTTAACTGCGTGGGCACCGACTCTATCAACGCCGTTCTGGAAACAGCTGCAAAAGTTAAAGCTCCAGTTATCGTTCAATTCTCTAACGGCGGTGCCGCTTTCATTGCCGGTAAAGGCGTGAAGACCGACATTCCTCAGGGTGCAGCAATTCTGGGTGCTATCTCTGGCGCGCACCACGTTCATCAGATGGCCGAACATTACGGCGTGCCGGTCATCCTGCACACCGACCACTGCGCTAAAAAACTGCTGCCGTGGATCGACGGCCTGCTGGACGCGGGTGAGAAACACTTCGCTGCTACCGGTAAGCCACTGTTCTCTTCCCACATGATTGACCTGTCCGAAGAGTCTCTGGAAGAAAACATCGAGATCTGCTCCAAATACCTGGCTCGTATGGCCAAAATGGACATGACTCTGGAAATCGAACTGGGCTGCACCGGCGGTGAAGAAGATGGCGTAGATAACAGCCATATGGATGCATCAGCTCTGTACACTCAGCCAGAAGACGTTGACTACGCGTACACCAAGCTGAACGCGATCAGCCCACGTTTCACCATCGCTGCTTCCTTTGGTAACGTGCACGGTGTGTATAAGCCAGGCAACGTGGTTCTCACCCCAACCATCCTGCGTGATTCCCAGGATTATGTTTCTAAGAAACATAACCTGCCGCACAATTCCCTGAACTTCGTCTTCCACGGCGGTTCCGGTTCTTCTGCACAGGAAATCAAAGACTCCGTAAGCTACGGCGTTATCAAAATGAACATCGATACCGACACCCAGTGGGCAACATGGGAAGGTATCCTGAACTACTACAAAGAAAACGAAGCTTACTTGCAGGGTCAGCTGGGTAACCCGAAAGGCGAAGACCAGCCGAACAAGAAATACTACGATCCACGCGTATGGCTGCGTGCTGCACAGACCTCTATGATCACCCGTCTGGAGCAGGCCTTCAACGAGCTGAACGCGAAAGACGTTCTGTAA
- the argP gene encoding DNA-binding transcriptional regulator ArgP, with protein sequence MKRPDYRTLQALDAVIRERGFERAAQKLCITQSAVSQRIKQLENMFGQPLLVRTVPPRPTEQGQKLLALLRQVELLEEEWLGDEQTGSTPLLLSLAVNADSLATWLLPALAPVLADSPIRLNLQVEDETRTQERLRRGEVVGAVSIQPQPLPSCLVDKLGALDYLFVGSKDFAARYFPNGVTRSALLKAPAVAFDHLDDMHQAFLQQNFDLSPGSVPCHIVNSSEAFVQLARQGTTCCMIPHLQIERELNSGELIDLTPGLMQRRMLYWHRFAPESRMMRNVTDALLEYGHRVLRQDAE encoded by the coding sequence ATGAAACGCCCGGACTACAGAACGCTACAGGCGCTGGATGCGGTTATTCGTGAACGAGGGTTTGAGCGCGCGGCGCAGAAGCTGTGCATCACACAATCAGCGGTGTCACAGCGCATCAAGCAACTGGAAAATATGTTCGGCCAGCCATTGTTAGTGCGCACCGTTCCGCCACGCCCGACCGAGCAGGGACAGAAACTGCTGGCGTTACTGCGTCAGGTGGAGCTGCTGGAAGAAGAGTGGCTTGGCGATGAGCAAACCGGTTCCACGCCTCTGCTGCTGTCGCTGGCGGTCAACGCCGACAGCCTGGCAACCTGGCTGCTTCCCGCTCTTGCACCGGTGCTGGCCGACTCCCCCATCCGCCTGAATCTACAGGTCGAAGATGAAACCCGTACTCAGGAACGCCTGCGTCGCGGCGAAGTGGTCGGGGCCGTTTCCATTCAACCCCAGCCGTTACCGAGCTGCCTGGTTGATAAATTAGGCGCGCTTGATTATCTGTTCGTTGGCTCGAAAGATTTTGCTGCTCGCTACTTCCCGAACGGCGTCACGCGTTCTGCATTGCTCAAAGCGCCAGCCGTCGCCTTTGACCATCTTGACGATATGCACCAGGCCTTTTTACAGCAGAACTTCGATCTGTCGCCGGGCAGCGTGCCTTGCCATATCGTGAACTCGTCGGAAGCCTTTGTGCAGCTGGCTCGCCAGGGCACCACCTGCTGTATGATCCCGCATCTGCAAATCGAAAGGGAGCTGAACAGCGGCGAGCTGATTGACCTGACGCCGGGTCTGATGCAGCGGCGTATGCTGTACTGGCACCGGTTTGCGCCGGAAAGCAGAATGATGCGTAACGTCACGGACGCGCTGCTGGAGTACGGACACCGGGTACTGCGCCAGGACGCAGAATAG
- a CDS encoding HlyD family secretion protein: MNRTKLRLILLLAIPAIFVVAGSAVYLHGGRYIETDNAYVKADKTSISAEVDGRVISVPVIENQHVNKGDLLFSIDPKPFQLAVEQAQSDLKNTVIDLKTIKSQYQSKLANIQVSQSQYAFAARQEGRERRLGGKGYVSATDLDSAHQKTLFMALEVNMLKKQLNEVVDSFGGDISAPVEQHPRYKKALATLKTAQNNLAHVKEYAPTSGTITKVIHRGEYVQNGTTAMLLVSDHNLYVEANFTEKDLTNIRVNQTADIEVDYAPGVTWHGKVMSISPATGAEYSVIPAENATGNWVKVTQRVPVRISVETASNMPQLRAGLSADISIDTHHTRHLAL, from the coding sequence ATGAACAGAACAAAACTTCGTTTGATTTTACTGTTGGCTATTCCTGCCATTTTTGTCGTCGCCGGTAGCGCCGTCTATTTGCACGGAGGCCGCTACATCGAAACGGATAATGCCTACGTGAAGGCCGATAAAACCAGCATCAGCGCAGAAGTCGACGGCCGCGTAATTAGCGTGCCGGTCATAGAAAACCAGCACGTGAACAAAGGTGATCTGCTCTTCAGCATCGATCCAAAGCCCTTCCAGCTGGCCGTTGAACAGGCACAGTCCGACCTGAAAAATACCGTTATCGATCTGAAGACCATTAAGTCGCAGTACCAGAGCAAGCTTGCCAACATCCAGGTATCGCAAAGTCAGTATGCTTTTGCAGCCCGCCAGGAAGGACGCGAGCGCCGCCTGGGCGGCAAAGGATATGTTTCCGCAACCGATCTTGATAGCGCGCATCAGAAAACGCTGTTTATGGCGCTGGAAGTGAACATGCTGAAAAAGCAGCTAAATGAAGTGGTCGACAGTTTTGGCGGCGATATTTCAGCCCCCGTTGAGCAGCACCCGCGCTACAAGAAGGCGCTGGCTACGTTAAAAACTGCGCAGAACAATCTCGCTCATGTGAAGGAATACGCGCCAACGTCGGGGACCATCACCAAAGTCATCCATCGCGGCGAATATGTTCAGAATGGCACCACGGCGATGCTGCTGGTCTCCGACCATAACCTCTATGTCGAAGCGAACTTTACCGAGAAAGACCTGACCAACATCCGCGTGAATCAGACCGCTGACATTGAGGTGGATTATGCGCCCGGCGTGACCTGGCACGGCAAAGTGATGAGCATCAGCCCGGCAACAGGCGCGGAGTACTCGGTCATTCCGGCAGAAAATGCCACCGGCAACTGGGTAAAAGTGACCCAGCGCGTGCCAGTCCGCATTAGCGTAGAAACCGCAAGTAATATGCCGCAGCTGCGCGCCGGGCTTAGCGCCGATATCAGTATTGATACGCATCACACACGCCATCTCGCCCTCTAA
- the rpiA gene encoding ribose-5-phosphate isomerase RpiA: MTQDELKKAVGWAALQYVQPGTIVGVGTGSTAAHFIDALGTIKHQIDGAVSSSDASTAKLKSLGIPVFDLNEVDSLGIYVDGADEINGQMQMIKGGGAALTREKIIASVAEKFICIADASKQVDVLGSFPLPVEVIPMARSCVARELVKLGGRPEYRQGVVTDNGNIILDVYGLSIIDPIALENAINGLPGVVTVGLFANRGADVALIGTADGVKTIIK, from the coding sequence ATGACGCAGGATGAACTGAAAAAAGCAGTGGGTTGGGCAGCGCTCCAGTACGTGCAGCCGGGCACCATTGTTGGCGTGGGCACCGGCTCAACCGCCGCACACTTTATTGACGCTCTGGGGACCATCAAACACCAGATTGATGGCGCGGTATCCAGTTCCGATGCCTCCACCGCTAAGCTGAAGAGCCTGGGCATTCCCGTCTTCGACCTTAACGAAGTTGATTCTCTGGGCATCTATGTGGACGGCGCGGACGAAATCAACGGCCAGATGCAGATGATTAAAGGCGGTGGTGCAGCGCTGACCCGTGAAAAGATCATCGCCTCCGTTGCCGAGAAGTTTATCTGTATCGCCGACGCCTCCAAGCAGGTTGATGTGCTCGGCAGCTTTCCGCTACCTGTTGAAGTGATTCCCATGGCCCGCAGCTGCGTCGCTCGCGAGCTGGTTAAACTGGGCGGTCGCCCGGAGTACCGTCAGGGCGTGGTGACCGACAACGGCAACATCATTCTTGACGTCTATGGCCTGAGCATTATCGACCCGATCGCGCTGGAAAATGCGATTAACGGGCTGCCGGGCGTGGTGACCGTCGGTCTGTTTGCTAACCGAGGCGCGGACGTTGCGCTGATCGGCACGGCGGACGGCGTGAAAACTATCATAAAATGA
- the pgk gene encoding phosphoglycerate kinase: MSVIKMTDLDLAGKRVLIRADLNVPVKEGKVTSDARIRASLPTIELALKQGAKVMVTSHLGRPTEGEYNEEFSLLPVVNYLKDKLSSPVRLAKDYLDGVEVAAGELVVLENVRFNKGEKKDDETLSKKYAALCDVFVMDAFGTAHRAQASTHGVGKFADIACAGPLLAEELSALGKALKEPARPMVAIVGGSKVSTKLTVLDSLSKIADQLIVGGGIANTFVAAQGHNVGKSLYEADLVDEAKRLLTTCDIPVPTDVRVATEFSETATATLKSVNDIKDEEQILDLGDVSAQKLADILKNAKTILWNGPVGVFEFPNFRKGTEIVANAIADSEAFSIAGGGDTLAAIDLFGISDKISYISTGGGAFLEFVEGKVLPAVAMLEERAKK; this comes from the coding sequence ATGTCTGTAATTAAGATGACCGATCTGGATCTGGCTGGTAAGCGTGTTCTGATCCGTGCCGATCTGAACGTACCGGTTAAAGAAGGGAAAGTGACATCTGACGCACGTATTCGTGCATCTCTGCCAACCATCGAACTGGCTCTGAAGCAGGGTGCGAAAGTGATGGTTACCTCTCACCTGGGTCGTCCAACCGAAGGCGAGTACAACGAAGAATTCTCTCTGCTGCCGGTTGTTAACTACCTGAAAGACAAACTGTCTTCCCCAGTTCGCCTGGCGAAAGATTACCTGGACGGCGTTGAAGTTGCCGCCGGCGAGCTGGTCGTTCTGGAAAACGTTCGCTTCAACAAAGGCGAAAAGAAAGACGACGAAACCCTGTCTAAGAAATACGCTGCCCTGTGTGACGTATTTGTGATGGATGCTTTCGGCACCGCGCACCGCGCACAGGCTTCTACTCACGGCGTAGGCAAATTTGCTGATATCGCTTGTGCAGGCCCTCTGCTGGCTGAAGAGCTGAGCGCGCTGGGTAAAGCACTGAAAGAACCCGCTCGTCCAATGGTAGCTATTGTTGGCGGTTCTAAAGTTTCTACCAAGCTGACCGTGCTGGACTCCCTGTCCAAAATCGCTGACCAGCTGATCGTTGGTGGTGGTATCGCGAACACCTTCGTTGCCGCTCAAGGCCACAACGTAGGTAAATCCCTGTATGAAGCAGATCTGGTTGATGAAGCCAAGCGCCTGTTGACCACCTGTGATATCCCGGTTCCAACTGACGTTCGCGTTGCGACCGAGTTCTCTGAAACCGCTACCGCTACCCTGAAATCTGTAAACGACATCAAAGATGAAGAGCAGATTCTGGACCTGGGCGACGTCTCAGCCCAGAAGCTGGCCGATATCCTGAAAAACGCGAAAACCATTCTGTGGAACGGCCCGGTTGGCGTATTCGAGTTCCCTAACTTCCGTAAAGGAACCGAAATCGTTGCTAACGCAATCGCAGACAGCGAAGCGTTCTCTATCGCAGGCGGCGGTGACACCCTGGCGGCTATCGACCTGTTCGGTATCTCCGACAAGATCTCCTACATTTCTACCGGCGGCGGCGCATTCCTCGAATTCGTGGAAGGCAAAGTCCTGCCAGCAGTAGCGATGCTTGAAGAGCGCGCTAAGAAGTAA
- the serA gene encoding phosphoglycerate dehydrogenase: MAKVSLEKDRIKFLLVEGVHQKAVDNLRAAGYTNIEYHKGALDSDALKEAIRDAHFIGLRSRTNLTEDILSAAEKLVAVGCFCIGTNQVDLDAAAKRGVPVFNAPFSNTRSVAELVLGQLLLLLRGVPEANAKAHRGVWNKLAVGSYEARGKKLGIIGYGHIGTQLGILAESLGMNVFFYDIENKLPLGNATQVQHLSDLLNMSDVVSLHVPENASTKNMIGADELALMKPGGLLINCARGTVVDIPALCDALARKHLAGAAIDVFPTEPATNSDPFVSPLCEFDNVILTPHIGGSTQEAQENIGLEVAGKLAKYSDNGSTLSAVNFPEVSLPLHSGTTSRLLHIHENRPGILTALNQIFAEQGINIAAQFLQTTPHMGYVVIDIDASEDVAEAALKSMKAIPGTIRARLLY; encoded by the coding sequence ATGGCAAAAGTATCACTCGAAAAAGACAGAATTAAATTCCTGCTGGTGGAAGGCGTACACCAGAAGGCGGTCGATAATCTTCGCGCGGCAGGGTACACCAACATCGAGTATCACAAAGGCGCGCTGGACAGCGATGCGCTCAAAGAAGCCATCCGTGATGCCCATTTCATCGGCTTACGTTCCCGTACCAACCTGACTGAAGACATTCTTTCGGCGGCTGAAAAGCTGGTTGCGGTCGGCTGCTTCTGCATCGGCACCAACCAGGTTGACCTGGATGCGGCGGCTAAACGCGGCGTGCCGGTCTTTAATGCGCCATTCTCCAACACGCGTTCCGTTGCTGAGCTGGTGCTTGGCCAACTGCTGCTGTTACTGCGCGGCGTACCGGAAGCCAATGCCAAAGCACACCGTGGGGTCTGGAACAAACTTGCGGTTGGCTCTTACGAAGCTCGCGGCAAAAAACTCGGTATTATCGGCTACGGTCATATTGGTACTCAGTTAGGTATTCTGGCTGAATCGCTGGGGATGAACGTCTTCTTCTACGATATTGAAAACAAGCTGCCGCTGGGTAACGCCACGCAGGTACAGCATCTGTCCGACCTGCTCAACATGAGCGATGTGGTCAGCCTGCACGTGCCGGAGAACGCATCCACTAAGAATATGATTGGGGCAGACGAACTGGCGCTTATGAAGCCGGGCGGGCTGCTGATCAACTGCGCTCGCGGTACGGTTGTCGATATCCCGGCGCTTTGCGATGCGCTGGCGCGTAAGCATCTGGCCGGTGCGGCAATCGACGTTTTCCCGACGGAACCTGCCACCAACAGCGATCCGTTTGTGTCGCCGCTGTGCGAGTTTGATAACGTGATCCTGACGCCGCACATTGGTGGCTCAACTCAGGAAGCTCAGGAGAATATCGGTCTGGAAGTGGCGGGTAAACTTGCGAAGTATTCTGACAACGGCTCAACGCTGTCCGCTGTGAATTTCCCGGAGGTTTCCCTGCCGCTGCATAGCGGCACAACAAGCCGCCTGCTGCATATCCACGAGAACCGCCCGGGGATTCTGACCGCGCTCAACCAGATCTTTGCCGAGCAGGGCATCAACATCGCCGCTCAGTTCCTGCAAACCACACCGCACATGGGGTACGTGGTGATTGATATTGATGCGTCTGAAGACGTTGCCGAAGCGGCGCTGAAGTCTATGAAGGCGATTCCGGGGACTATTCGCGCCCGTCTGCTTTACTGA
- the argO gene encoding arginine exporter ArgO — protein sequence MISYYFQGLVLGAAMILPLGPQNAFVMNQGIRRQYHLMIATLCALSDLVLICGGIFGGSAILMKSPWLLALVTWGGVAFLLWYGWGALRTAMSSSVELATAEVMKQGRWKIIATMLAVTWLNPHVYLDTFVVLGSLGGQLAAEPKRWFALGTISASILWFYGLAILAAWLAPRLRTAKAQRIINGAVGLVMWFIASQLAWDGVKHISALVG from the coding sequence GTGATATCTTACTACTTTCAAGGGCTTGTTTTAGGTGCCGCCATGATTCTCCCTCTTGGGCCCCAGAATGCCTTTGTGATGAACCAGGGCATCCGCCGCCAGTACCACCTGATGATTGCCACGCTCTGCGCGCTAAGCGACCTGGTGCTTATCTGCGGTGGGATCTTCGGCGGCAGTGCCATCCTGATGAAGTCGCCGTGGCTGCTCGCGCTGGTCACCTGGGGCGGCGTTGCTTTCCTGCTCTGGTACGGCTGGGGGGCGCTGCGCACGGCGATGAGCAGCAGCGTGGAGCTGGCAACGGCGGAGGTGATGAAGCAAGGGCGCTGGAAAATCATTGCCACTATGCTCGCCGTTACCTGGCTTAATCCGCATGTCTACCTCGATACCTTCGTCGTACTGGGTAGCCTCGGTGGGCAGCTGGCCGCCGAACCAAAACGCTGGTTTGCGCTGGGAACGATTAGCGCGTCGATTCTGTGGTTCTACGGTCTGGCTATACTCGCCGCGTGGCTGGCGCCTCGTCTGCGGACGGCAAAAGCTCAGCGAATAATCAACGGTGCCGTGGGGCTGGTGATGTGGTTTATCGCTTCTCAGTTGGCGTGGGATGGGGTCAAGCACATTTCGGCGCTGGTGGGTTAA
- a CDS encoding oxidative stress defense protein translates to MKFKTLALAALVGFGTLPALADELPNGPHIVTSGTASVDAVPDIATLAIEVNVSAKDAASAKKQADDRVAQYLTFLQQSGVEKKDINAANLRTQPEYEYLKDGKTQLKGYRAVRQVEVTLRKLDKMNELLDGALKAGLNEIRSVSLGVADPEQYKDKARKEAISDATRQAKLLAEGFNSKLGQVYSVRYHVSNYQPAPMVRMMKADAAAPVSAQDTYDQQTIQFDDQVDVVFELDRAQGEAAK, encoded by the coding sequence GTGAAGTTTAAGACCCTGGCATTAGCCGCTTTAGTAGGATTTGGTACGCTGCCGGCGCTGGCCGACGAGCTGCCAAACGGCCCGCATATCGTCACGTCCGGCACCGCCAGCGTCGATGCCGTTCCTGATATTGCCACGCTCGCTATCGAAGTAAACGTCTCCGCCAAAGATGCGGCCTCAGCAAAAAAACAGGCTGATGACCGCGTTGCGCAATACCTGACTTTCCTGCAGCAGAGCGGCGTTGAGAAGAAAGATATCAATGCGGCTAACCTGCGCACCCAGCCAGAATATGAATACCTGAAAGACGGCAAAACGCAGCTGAAAGGCTACCGTGCCGTACGCCAGGTGGAAGTGACCCTGCGCAAGCTCGACAAAATGAATGAGCTGCTGGACGGCGCCCTGAAGGCCGGCCTGAACGAAATCCGCTCCGTCTCGCTGGGCGTTGCAGATCCGGAGCAGTACAAGGACAAGGCGCGTAAAGAAGCGATTAGCGACGCGACCCGTCAGGCAAAATTGTTGGCCGAGGGCTTTAACAGCAAGCTGGGTCAGGTCTACAGCGTGCGCTATCACGTTTCTAACTATCAGCCTGCGCCAATGGTACGGATGATGAAGGCCGATGCCGCAGCGCCTGTTTCCGCGCAGGATACCTACGATCAGCAGACCATTCAGTTTGACGATCAGGTAGACGTGGTGTTTGAGCTGGACCGCGCTCAGGGCGAAGCCGCAAAGTAA
- a CDS encoding MarR family winged helix-turn-helix transcriptional regulator, with product MTFLPAGYLITDVSRLARQIFFQRRTDNQLTQSQGRAIGLLSLNEGIRQVELAELMDLTPMSVMRVVDQLVERDLIERRQDCKDRRAFLLYLRPAAHQQLAQIKKESEALWREVLNTLEPEKIEVFVQALEEVRENLSAIKHRQN from the coding sequence ATGACCTTTCTTCCTGCGGGTTATCTGATAACCGACGTTTCGCGGCTGGCACGCCAAATCTTCTTCCAGCGCCGCACCGACAACCAGCTTACCCAGTCCCAGGGCCGGGCTATTGGGCTGCTCTCCCTGAACGAAGGCATTCGCCAGGTTGAACTGGCCGAGCTGATGGACCTGACGCCAATGAGCGTGATGCGGGTTGTCGATCAGCTGGTCGAACGCGATCTGATTGAGCGCCGTCAGGACTGCAAAGACCGCCGGGCATTTTTACTTTACCTGCGCCCCGCCGCCCACCAGCAGCTGGCGCAGATTAAAAAAGAGAGTGAAGCGCTATGGCGGGAAGTGCTCAACACCCTTGAGCCGGAGAAAATCGAAGTCTTTGTGCAGGCACTTGAAGAGGTTCGTGAAAACCTGTCCGCCATCAAGCATCGCCAGAACTAA